The Plasmodium knowlesi strain H genome assembly, chromosome: 10 genomic sequence ggcGAGCTGATTACCTTCGTGGACAACTTCACAGCGAATCGTCCGTTTGATAAAATGGAGTTCAATGATTACTACGTGTATTTGTCTAAAGACATAGAATATGTTAATAACATAAAAGTGAAGAATATTATGACCATTCTAAAAGCAGTattgttggaaaaaaaaattgttatttcATGTTCGAAGAAGGGAAATGGATGCAGAATGGTGTtgctcctcctttccttcattcctgaCATAATAAACTTAGGAtttaatgtaaaaaattatgaggacaaatttgaagaatgGATAAAGTTAAAGCTTCCGCTGATTTTATTTCACGAAAAGTATGTTCTCCTGCTCCACATAAATAACTTGCAGCTATTTAATGAACACGCAAATGGAAAGAACTACCTCATATCGACTAGCACAGGTAGCGATGTATATTATTACGTGAAGAATAGTGTGGATGTTCTGTACGAGATGGACAAAGATGAACTAAttgtgaaaaaggaaaatttaatgAATGCTTTAAGTTTaacaaaatatgaatataatTATTTGAAGGGCCTTAACTCCATTTTTCAATCTttgattaatttttcttcccttttttttgagacCTCCAAGCATAGTATCATCACAGACGATGGTCATTCCGGGGGGGAATTTTCCAGGGGGCATTTTACCTCTGCTAATGTATTGGGCAATCCTTTAGGTGCAACGGATTTTCTCGACGGTGGGAACGCCATTTTGACGAAACATTATggggaaatgaagaaacaCACACAAAGTGAAGAAGTGATCCTCGATTGTGAAGCGCTTCCACATAGTAGTAGTAACAATGAGGATATGTACAATCATGTTGATGGGAGGACGAACCCCCTATTGGGAGAAGCCCAATTTGACCAGGCCGGAGAAAAACACGAATACATTGATGACGAAGATGACATATGCGTCTTAGACACGAAATCTGTGAACTTCCAAAAAGGCGAAGTGATAAGGCTTACCCCAATGAGTGAAGCCGAAGAATGGATCCAAAGCAACAacacaaagaaaaacataTCAATGAATGATCAATCGGATAGGTACATTTCCAACTTGAGGAGCCACTTTCATGCTTAttttaagaatttttttatgtcaagCAAGGAAAACTacgaagaggggaaaaaggagcTGAAAGAAGAATACGAACTGAATTATAATAATGAATTTCTCCAATTATGGcaagaaacagaaaattataaatatttcATCGAGAAGGATtttaaaatgagaaaattttttaaaattgcagAGCAGAATAATGTCCCATttgacaaggaaaaaatggaggactACAAATTTGTGGATGATTTATTAATAATCGAAAAGAAGGATAACGAAgataaagggaagaatgcagaaaaaaaatttaaggatGTCCTGATAATATCTTTAAAGGGTTATGTGTACGAAGGaaccttttccattttaaaaaattgcaaagaaGGGGTAGGCAAATTTTTGTATAACATGCACGATATAACTTTTCACGGAGAATGGCAAAACGATCAGATAAATGGATCTGGTCATTTACTATACAATAACAAATTCAAATAttttggaaattttaaaaataacctTTTCAGTGGAAATGGACTCTTTGTTGATAATTTGTTAAATCAATATGAAGGGGAATTTTCCAATGGCTCATTTAATGGGAATGGAAAACTTATCTTTAACAGAAATACTTACATAGGCATTTTTAAAGATAATAATTTAgtaggaaaggggaaaatattgCACAAAAATGGACTTATATATACGGGAGAAATTAAGAACTTCCTCCCCCATGGATATGGCTTCCTGTCCTACAACAGTTCGATCGTATTTGAAGGATACTTTgttgaagggaaaaaaaatggaaatggttTTTTAACCATAAATCAGGGATCCATTTCGGACGAATGTTTCTGTATTGAGGGGAAATGGAGCAATGATGAACCTGTCTTCAGGAGAAACTTCCATATCGTTTTTCCAAATAGGGATAAATACATAgggaaaatttatttcctaTCCTCTTTCGATGAAGCCAATAGGAAGGGGCGAAATTTGTGGAGTGACAACCATGCCATGTGTCAGCAGATTCATCATCAGCTTCTTGAAGCCAAGCAGTTGATAGAAAGTCAAATCGCTTCTGCGGACCAGGGTGGGCGACAATCCTCGGATGACAATTCGAAGAACATGGAGGAGAAAACGGAAAGCATTAACAACAGAAGCATCCCCAACGTTACTGGCATCACATGGAGCGATAATAAACACCCCATTTCCTGTTCGAACAGCACCGATTCCGTTATTCATCACGGTAGTGTCCTTACTACAGCAAGCAGCAAGAACTATTTAGAATACCAACATTGGGAGGGTAAAAACGATGTaagtaaaattttaaaatgctaCGATGATACCCCCATTTCaacaaaaacgaaaaacAACGAACAGAGGTGTTCTTCCCCAGGTGAGGACCCCAACCTAGATCAGGCAAAtgttacgaaaaaaaaagtgctgaaggaaaaactcgaAACTGtcttaaaaatgaaggaaaaaaaaacgttgaGGAAATGTTTCGAAATATTAGACAAGCACTGGATATGcaacatagaacaaaagttaaaggaaaatgaagatgtcgttgaatatttaaaaaagaacaatgtCGTTCTCGTTCCACACAGAGAAGGACTAAGTATAACTtgtgataagaaaaaaaaagaaaattatgatgGAAAATTTTGCTTAGGTATGAAAGAGGGATATGGAATATCTGTCTATGGTGACATAAACAGATATGAAGGCTACTGGCATAGGGGAATGAAGCATGGTTATGGCCTTTTGTACGAAGGGAACAGTACATACCATGTCCACTTTAGCTATGATAAGTTaattaagaaggaagaaatttcgCCTGAGCAAGTAAGTCATTTTAAGCCCCAGAAGGCAGCCCCCAGTGTGAAGAAACGAGGAAATAACTTTTTAATAGATCAGTCCTTCTTTCAGTATAAGACGTTTTTGTCTTCCACCGTGTGTCAGTACCTTTGAGGGCGCCTCGAGTGAGCAGTTAACGAAACGTTGGAACGGATGTTGGAAGGGCGATTAGCGCGTCGGAATGGTAAAGAAAACCCTGCTACGTCGCGCTATACCAGAccagtttttcttttaaaagcGATGGAAGCTCCTCCTAGGTCGATGCATACACAGTTGTTTCATTAATAATGCAACGCCTTGGCCGGGTGCTATTGTAATGGTGAGTTTGAAAGACCTTGTTAACGGAGCACATGGGGATAACATACAAatattgaaaaataaaaaatgggagatgGTGAATGGAAAGATATGCAGAAAGTTTTTCCTCACCGTGTGcccatatgcacacatgctTATATTCTATATTCTGCGTTCCGCTTTTTCTGCTAAACTGATTTCCGaatcgaggaaaaaaacacttcatcattttgtgaatatacacttttttcttttttttttgtatcattTTTGGtcatttattaattttaatttttatgaaagacttaaaaaaatggatgctCATAAGGTGCAAAAATAGGAAGTGAAATAAAGTGAACAAATAGGAACTAACGTGTAATAAAGTGAACAAATAGGAACTAACGTGAAATAAAGTGAACAAATAGGAACTAACGTGaaataaagtgaaaaaaaaaaaaaaatgaagtaatGTAAAATAACGTAACACAAAATAACACAAAGTAACCCACGTTCgcatgaactgttcatacatttttctaATTGCACACCTGTTCAtgcataaaagaaaaaaaaaaaaaaagctagtgCAACGTAGCAATACTAGCTAGCTAAATCTTCCACGTCATTTGTGAATTCCGCCGAATGTGGtaatccccttttttcctcataaGAACTGCTTCAAAATTTCAATAAACTTGTCATTGCGCAGGGAGTGATACTGGTCCAACGTTTTGTCAAACTGCTTGTAAATTTCCTTCGTTCGGTAACTGGGAATTTTGGAATTGATGAACTCCACAATGTGTGTATAGCACAAATGATGGTGTATAAAatttaagaagaagaaaaccaTTTTGTACAATCTTTTTTTGCTCTGATAAATGgaattgttctttttccattcaagGAGGGATTGGAAGACCACGTAATTTAAAACACTTATATCGACATCCTTGGCATTCATGTCCACAGTAAAAAAGGGTGGATTATTCaacaaataaatgtatgttAATAGCCATGCGTTAAAAACTACATAGGGTGctatgaaaaatatta encodes the following:
- a CDS encoding MORN repeat protein, putative gives rise to the protein MKKFTDSLHLFSPKDNRCNNDKGSELDRGVLTTSQLDTKGIPPNVASVSGVTPDPIYELGNEIEDLFDEEVENIKFNADEISSFFLKNNELENGKEESENVCSNPREVNSMERNPVCKKMRSLFDPTISGPHMCCVVILSKRENVEIEFIHPNIFEPHEIEHLSKRRKKKKMKMITPFCVWHRYQGDWVEDVKFLIAGRMYLFGETNTGNVLCDFYNSKSCKNYNEYNVIYAPSGNRYYLVGLNYMQGSSYKEVLTIAQVPHFDFIYARLCRAMRTVLGEERATDKAQHDPQYFMKNKEDAQKKYGELITFVDNFTANRPFDKMEFNDYYVYLSKDIEYVNNIKVKNIMTILKAVLLEKKIVISCSKKGNGCRMVLLLLSFIPDIINLGFNVKNYEDKFEEWIKLKLPLILFHEKYVLLLHINNLQLFNEHANGKNYLISTSTGSDVYYYVKNSVDVLYEMDKDELIVKKENLMNALSLTKYEYNYLKGLNSIFQSLINFSSLFFETSKHSIITDDGHSGGEFSRGHFTSANVLGNPLGATDFLDGGNAILTKHYGEMKKHTQSEEVILDCEALPHSSSNNEDMYNHVDGRTNPLLGEAQFDQAGEKHEYIDDEDDICVLDTKSVNFQKGEVIRLTPMSEAEEWIQSNNTKKNISMNDQSDRYISNLRSHFHAYFKNFFMSSKENYEEGKKELKEEYELNYNNEFLQLWQETENYKYFIEKDFKMRKFFKIAEQNNVPFDKEKMEDYKFVDDLLIIEKKDNEDKGKNAEKKFKDVLIISLKGYVYEGTFSILKNCKEGVGKFLYNMHDITFHGEWQNDQINGSGHLLYNNKFKYFGNFKNNLFSGNGLFVDNLLNQYEGEFSNGSFNGNGKLIFNRNTYIGIFKDNNLVGKGKILHKNGLIYTGEIKNFLPHGYGFLSYNSSIVFEGYFVEGKKNGNGFLTINQGSISDECFCIEGKWSNDEPVFRRNFHIVFPNRDKYIGKIYFLSSFDEANRKGRNLWSDNHAMCQQIHHQLLEAKQLIESQIASADQGGRQSSDDNSKNMEEKTESINNRSIPNVTGITWSDNKHPISCSNSTDSVIHHGSVLTTASSKNYLEYQHWEGKNDVSKILKCYDDTPISTKTKNNEQRCSSPGEDPNLDQANVTKKKVLKEKLETVLKMKEKKTLRKCFEILDKHWICNIEQKLKENEDVVEYLKKNNVVLVPHREGLSITCDKKKKENYDGKFCLGMKEGYGISVYGDINRYEGYWHRGMKHGYGLLYEGNSTYHVHFSYDKLIKKEEISPEQVSHFKPQKAAPSVKKRGNNFLIDQSFFQYKTFLSSTVCQYL